The sequence below is a genomic window from Streptosporangium lutulentum.
GCCGGCCCGAGGTCTTCCGGGACGAGCTGTCCATGGACCTGCGGCTGGACAGCGAGGTCGTCGAGATCGACCTGGATCGCCGCGCGGTGGCCGTACAGGATCATCAGGGCGGCACCCGGTACTGGGAACCGTTCGACCAGCTCGTCGTCGCCACCGGCGCCGTGCCGCACCGCCCCGAGCTGCCCGGCGCCACGGCGGAGGGGGTGTACGGCGTGCAGAACCTGGACGACGGCATCGCGCTGCTCCAGGAGCTGGAGAACCGGCGCCCGCGCACCGCCGTGGTGGTCGGCGGCGGATACATCGGGCTGGAGATGGCCGAGGCGCTGGTACGGCGAGGGCTGAAGGTGTCGCTCATCGACGCCGCCGAGCAGCCGATGAGCACGCTCGACCCGGACATGGGCGCCCTGATCGCCGACGCCCTGCGCGGCCTGGGGGTCGAGGTGTACCTGGGCGAGCGCATCGAGGGCTTCTCCGAGTCCGGCGGGCGGGTCACCGCCGCCTGCACCGAGAACCGGGCCGTGCCCGCGGACCTCGTCGTCCTCGGTCTCGGCACCCGCCCGAACAGCGCGCTGGCCGAGGCCGCCGGCATTCCCGTCGGCGAGACCTCCGGGATCCGGACCGACCGGCGGATGCGCACCGCCGTCGAGGGCGTCTGGGCGGCCGGTGACTGCGTCGAGACCTTCCACCTGGTCTCACGGCGGCCCGTCGCGATCGCGCTCGGCACCCACGCCAACAAGCAGGGGCGCACCGTGGGCGTCAACATCGGCGGCGGGTACGCCGCCTTTCCCGGAGTCGTCGGGACCGCGGTTTCCAAGATCTGCGAGTACGAGGTGGCGCGCACCGGCCTGACGACGGCCGAGGCGGCCGAGGCCGGGTTCGAGACGGCCGAGGAGATCGTGGAGTCCACCACGCGTGCCGGCTACTTTCCCGGTGCCCGCCAGATCAAGAT
It includes:
- a CDS encoding FAD-dependent oxidoreductase, with product MTERLVVIGGDAAGMSAASQARDRRGPDDLRIVAFEKGRHVSYSACGIPYLVGGEVTDVKDLIARRPEVFRDELSMDLRLDSEVVEIDLDRRAVAVQDHQGGTRYWEPFDQLVVATGAVPHRPELPGATAEGVYGVQNLDDGIALLQELENRRPRTAVVVGGGYIGLEMAEALVRRGLKVSLIDAAEQPMSTLDPDMGALIADALRGLGVEVYLGERIEGFSESGGRVTAACTENRAVPADLVVLGLGTRPNSALAEAAGIPVGETSGIRTDRRMRTAVEGVWAAGDCVETFHLVSRRPVAIALGTHANKQGRTVGVNIGGGYAAFPGVVGTAVSKICEYEVARTGLTTAEAAEAGFETAEEIVESTTRAGYFPGARQIKIKMIADRGTGRLLGAQIVGQEGAAKRIDALAIAVWHEMTVEDMTGLDLSYAPPFAPVWDPVLIAARKAAERVDQLSRKD